A region from the Citrobacter koseri ATCC BAA-895 genome encodes:
- the hdfR gene encoding HTH-type transcriptional regulator HdfR: MESVVDTELLKTFLEVSRTRHFGRAAEALYLTQSAVSFRIRQLENQLGVNLFTRHRNNIRLTAAGEKLLPYAETLMNTWQAARKEVAHTSRHNEFSIGASASLWECMLNGWLARLYQSLEPQASLQFEARIAQRQSLVKQLHERQLDLLITTEAPKMDEFSSQLLGHFTLALYCSSPSQMKDELNYLRLEWGPDFQQHEVGLIASDEVPVLTTSSAELARQQLSALNGCSWLPVGWAKEKGGLHTVADSATLSRPLYAIWLQNSDKHTLIRDLLKTNVLED, translated from the coding sequence GTGGAGAGCGTTGTGGATACGGAATTGTTAAAAACTTTCCTGGAAGTTAGCCGGACACGCCACTTTGGACGAGCGGCAGAAGCGCTCTACCTGACCCAATCGGCGGTCAGTTTTCGGATAAGACAACTGGAAAATCAGCTTGGTGTGAACCTGTTCACCCGGCACAGAAACAATATCCGCTTAACCGCAGCAGGTGAAAAGCTACTACCCTATGCAGAAACGCTGATGAATACGTGGCAGGCGGCACGTAAGGAAGTGGCGCATACATCGCGGCATAATGAGTTTTCTATCGGTGCCAGCGCTTCTCTGTGGGAGTGCATGCTCAATGGCTGGCTGGCACGCTTATATCAGTCTCTGGAGCCGCAAGCCAGTCTGCAATTTGAAGCCAGGATCGCTCAACGCCAGTCGTTAGTAAAGCAACTCCATGAACGTCAGCTTGATCTGCTCATTACCACCGAAGCGCCAAAAATGGATGAGTTTAGCAGCCAATTGCTGGGACATTTCACACTCGCATTGTATTGCAGCAGCCCATCACAGATGAAAGATGAATTAAATTATCTGCGTCTTGAGTGGGGGCCTGATTTTCAACAGCATGAAGTGGGTTTGATTGCGAGCGATGAGGTTCCCGTTCTTACCACCAGTTCAGCTGAACTGGCGAGACAGCAACTGTCTGCTCTTAATGGATGCAGTTGGCTTCCTGTTGGCTGGGCCAAAGAAAAAGGCGGGCTTCATACCGTTGCCGACAGCGCTACGCTTTCACGCCCGTTATATGCAATATGGCTACAAAATAGCGATAAACATACGTTGATCCGCGATCTGTTAAAAACAAACGTCCTGGAAGATTAA
- the rbsB gene encoding ribose ABC transporter substrate-binding protein RbsB, with translation MNMKKLATLVSAVALSATVSANAMAKDTIALVISTLNNPFFVTLKEGAQKEADKLGYNLVVLDSQNNPAKELANVQDLTVRGTKILLINPTDSDAVGNAVKMANQAKIPVITLDRQATKGDVVSHIASDNVLGGKIAGDYIAKKAGEGAKVIELQGIAGTSAARERGEGFQQAVAAHKFNVLASQPADFDRTKGLNVMQNLLTAHPDVQAVFAQNDEMALGALRALQTAGKSDVMVVGFDGTPDGEKAVNDGKLAATIAQLPDQIGAKGVETADKVLKGEKVQAKYPVDLKLVIKQ, from the coding sequence ATGAACATGAAAAAACTGGCTACCCTGGTTTCTGCTGTTGCGCTGAGCGCCACCGTGAGCGCGAATGCGATGGCGAAAGACACCATTGCTCTGGTGATCTCCACGCTCAACAACCCGTTCTTTGTCACCCTGAAAGAGGGGGCGCAGAAAGAAGCGGATAAACTGGGCTATAACCTGGTCGTGCTGGACTCCCAGAACAACCCGGCGAAAGAGCTGGCTAACGTTCAGGATTTAACCGTTCGCGGCACTAAAATTCTGCTGATCAACCCAACCGATTCCGACGCGGTAGGCAACGCGGTTAAGATGGCTAACCAGGCGAAGATTCCGGTTATCACCCTTGATCGCCAGGCAACCAAAGGCGACGTTGTCAGCCACATTGCTTCCGATAACGTGCTGGGCGGCAAAATCGCCGGTGATTACATTGCGAAGAAAGCAGGTGAAGGCGCGAAAGTGATTGAACTGCAAGGCATCGCCGGAACATCCGCAGCGCGTGAGCGTGGCGAAGGCTTCCAGCAGGCCGTTGCGGCACACAAATTTAATGTACTGGCCAGCCAGCCTGCTGACTTTGACCGCACCAAAGGTCTGAACGTCATGCAGAACCTGCTGACTGCGCATCCTGATGTGCAGGCGGTATTCGCACAGAACGACGAAATGGCGCTGGGTGCGCTGCGCGCTCTGCAAACCGCAGGTAAATCTGATGTGATGGTGGTTGGATTTGATGGTACGCCGGATGGCGAGAAGGCGGTAAATGATGGCAAACTGGCTGCGACGATCGCTCAGTTGCCGGATCAGATTGGCGCTAAAGGCGTTGAAACCGCTGATAAAGTACTGAAAGGCGAGAAAGTTCAGGCCAAATATCCGGTTGACCTGAAACTTGTCATCAAGCAGTAA
- the ilvX gene encoding peptide IlvX yields MTNSIKFCFSRFTAGM; encoded by the coding sequence ATGACTAATAGCATAAAATTCTGTTTCTCCAGATTTACGGCGGGGATGTAG
- the ilvL gene encoding ilv operon leader peptide, whose product MTALLRVISLVVISVVVIIIPPCGAALGRGKA is encoded by the coding sequence ATGACAGCCCTTCTACGAGTGATTAGCCTGGTCGTGATTAGCGTGGTGGTGATTATTATCCCACCGTGCGGGGCTGCACTTGGACGAGGAAAGGCTTAG
- a CDS encoding YifB family Mg chelatase-like AAA ATPase, translating into MSLSIVHTRAALGVNAPPITIEVHISNGLPGLTMVGLPETTVKEARDRVRSAIINSGYEFPAKKITINLAPADLPKEGGRYDLPIAIALLAASEQLTTNKLNEYELVGELALTGALRGVPGAISSATEAIRAGRHIIVAKENATEVGLISGEGCLIADHLQTVCAFLEGKLDLEKPVSTDSDACLLHDDLSDVIGQEQGKRGLEITAAGGHNLLLIGPPGTGKTMLASRINGLLPSLSDKEALESAAILSLVNADTVQRQWKRRPFRSPHHSASLTAMVGGGSIPAPGEISLAHNGILFLDELPEFERRTLDALREPIESGQIHLSRTRAKITYPARFQLIAAMNPSPTGHYQGNHNRCSPEQTLRYLSRLSGPFLDRFDLSLEIPLPPPGILSQAAVKGEDSATVKVRVISARKRQYERQGKLNAHLDSQGIRKYCSLHSDDAHWLEETLIHLGLSIRAWQRLLKVARTIADLEQTENITRLHLQEAVGYRAIDRLLIHLQKLLT; encoded by the coding sequence ATGTCACTGTCGATTGTTCACACACGCGCCGCACTTGGCGTTAATGCGCCCCCAATAACCATCGAGGTGCATATCAGTAATGGCCTGCCGGGTTTAACAATGGTTGGGCTACCTGAAACGACGGTAAAGGAGGCCCGGGATCGGGTTCGCAGCGCAATCATCAATAGCGGGTATGAATTTCCGGCGAAGAAAATCACCATTAATCTGGCCCCGGCAGATTTACCCAAAGAGGGCGGAAGATATGATTTACCTATCGCAATTGCGCTTCTGGCGGCGTCAGAGCAACTTACAACAAATAAGCTTAATGAATATGAACTGGTGGGCGAACTGGCCCTTACAGGTGCGTTACGTGGCGTTCCAGGCGCGATATCCAGTGCAACCGAGGCAATTCGGGCAGGCAGACATATCATTGTTGCAAAAGAGAATGCAACAGAAGTTGGGCTAATCAGCGGAGAGGGATGCCTGATTGCAGATCATCTGCAAACGGTATGCGCATTTCTGGAAGGGAAACTGGATCTTGAGAAACCAGTCTCTACCGATTCTGACGCCTGTTTACTGCATGACGATCTCAGTGATGTTATCGGTCAGGAACAGGGGAAACGAGGCCTGGAAATCACGGCCGCAGGAGGGCACAACCTGCTGCTGATAGGCCCGCCAGGTACGGGAAAAACCATGCTGGCCAGCCGCATTAATGGGCTACTGCCATCATTAAGTGACAAAGAAGCGCTGGAAAGCGCGGCGATTCTCAGCCTGGTGAACGCCGATACGGTACAAAGGCAGTGGAAACGGCGTCCTTTCCGCTCACCTCATCACAGCGCATCATTAACGGCAATGGTGGGGGGAGGTTCAATACCCGCGCCAGGAGAAATATCGCTGGCGCACAACGGTATTTTGTTTCTGGATGAACTGCCTGAGTTTGAGCGACGCACGCTGGATGCGCTGCGTGAACCTATTGAGTCTGGTCAGATACACCTTTCGCGCACCCGGGCAAAGATCACCTATCCTGCGCGCTTCCAACTGATTGCAGCAATGAATCCCAGTCCGACCGGTCACTATCAGGGGAACCATAATCGCTGTAGCCCGGAACAGACGTTGCGCTACCTCAGCCGTTTATCCGGCCCCTTTCTCGATCGATTCGATCTCTCGCTCGAAATTCCCCTGCCACCACCCGGTATACTCAGTCAGGCAGCGGTTAAAGGCGAGGACAGCGCTACAGTGAAAGTACGGGTGATATCCGCACGGAAACGCCAGTACGAACGACAGGGGAAGCTAAACGCCCATCTGGACAGCCAGGGTATACGAAAATACTGCTCTCTACACAGTGATGATGCGCACTGGCTGGAGGAGACGCTGATACATCTGGGATTGTCTATACGAGCCTGGCAGCGCTTACTGAAGGTTGCCCGTACCATTGCCGATCTGGAACAAACGGAGAATATTACGCGCCTGCATTTGCAGGAGGCTGTGGGCTATCGGGCAATAGACAGACTACTGATTCATTTACAAAAACTACTGACGTAA
- the mdtD gene encoding multidrug transporter subunit MdtD, translating into MSEKKARSMAGLPWIAAMAFFMQALDATILNTALPAIAHSLNRSPLAMQSAIISYTLTVAMLIPVSGWLADRFGTRRVFIIAVSLFTLGSLACALSGSLAELVVFRVVQGIGGAMMMPVARLALLRAYPRSELLPVLNFVTMPGLVGPILGPVLGGILVTWASWHWIFLINIPIGIVGILYARKYMPNFTTPRRRFDMTGFFLFGLSLVLFSSGMELFGEKIVATWIALTIILSSIVLLLAYIRHARRHPTPLISLSLFRTRTFSVGIAGNLATRLGTGCVPFLMPLMIQVGFGYPALIAGCMMAPTALGSILAKSAVTQVLRKLGYKTTLVGITVFIGLMIAQFSLQSPAMPVWMLILPLFVLGMAMSTQFTAMNTITLADLTDDNASSGNSLLAVTQQLSISLGVAISAAVLRLYEGIEGTNTVEQFHYTFITMGAITVVSALMFMLLKAKDGRNLIKERHKPKPPPAPSEQE; encoded by the coding sequence ATGTCAGAGAAAAAAGCGCGCAGTATGGCCGGGTTGCCGTGGATAGCGGCTATGGCTTTTTTTATGCAGGCGCTGGATGCTACCATTCTTAATACCGCTCTACCCGCTATCGCGCACAGCCTCAACCGTTCTCCTCTTGCCATGCAGTCCGCTATTATCAGTTATACCCTGACGGTCGCGATGCTGATTCCGGTAAGCGGATGGCTGGCCGATCGCTTTGGCACCCGTCGCGTCTTTATTATTGCCGTCAGTCTGTTTACGCTCGGCTCGCTGGCATGCGCGCTTTCTGGCTCATTAGCTGAATTGGTTGTCTTCCGCGTGGTGCAGGGGATCGGCGGCGCAATGATGATGCCGGTCGCCCGTCTGGCATTATTACGCGCTTACCCCCGAAGTGAACTGCTTCCGGTTCTGAATTTCGTGACGATGCCAGGCCTGGTCGGCCCCATCCTCGGCCCGGTATTGGGGGGCATACTGGTGACATGGGCAAGCTGGCACTGGATCTTCCTGATTAATATTCCCATTGGCATTGTCGGTATCCTGTATGCCCGTAAGTACATGCCAAACTTCACCACGCCGCGACGCCGTTTCGACATGACCGGCTTCTTCCTCTTTGGTTTGAGTCTGGTGCTGTTCTCCAGCGGAATGGAGCTTTTCGGCGAGAAGATCGTCGCAACCTGGATAGCATTAACCATTATTCTGAGCAGTATCGTGCTGCTGCTGGCCTATATTCGCCATGCGCGTCGACACCCAACGCCGTTGATTTCACTTTCGCTGTTCAGAACGCGCACGTTCTCCGTTGGGATAGCAGGAAACCTCGCCACGCGTCTGGGAACGGGATGCGTTCCCTTCCTGATGCCGCTGATGATACAGGTAGGATTTGGATACCCGGCGCTGATAGCCGGCTGCATGATGGCCCCGACTGCGCTGGGTTCTATTCTGGCGAAATCAGCGGTCACTCAGGTGCTGCGCAAACTGGGGTACAAGACGACGCTGGTCGGCATTACGGTATTTATTGGCCTGATGATTGCGCAGTTCTCTTTGCAATCCCCCGCCATGCCGGTATGGATGTTGATTCTGCCGCTGTTTGTTCTGGGTATGGCGATGTCCACGCAGTTTACCGCCATGAACACCATCACCCTTGCGGACCTGACCGATGATAACGCCAGCAGCGGCAACAGTCTGCTGGCCGTCACGCAGCAGCTTTCCATCAGTTTAGGGGTAGCGATCAGCGCTGCCGTATTGCGTCTCTATGAAGGGATTGAGGGAACCAATACGGTTGAACAGTTCCACTATACCTTTATTACGATGGGCGCTATTACGGTGGTATCCGCGCTGATGTTCATGTTGCTGAAAGCCAAAGATGGCCGCAATCTGATCAAAGAACGGCACAAACCTAAACCGCCCCCCGCGCCATCAGAACAGGAGTAA
- a CDS encoding FadR/GntR family transcriptional regulator, whose amino-acid sequence MPLSAQQLAAQKNLSYVLAEKLAQRILKGEYAPGTILPGEIELGEQFGVSRTAVREAVKTLTAKGMVLPRPRIGTRVMPQANWNFLDQELLTWWMTEENFHQVINHFLVMRISLEPQACSLAATIGSAEQKAHLNTLMEEMVALKKNFRRERWIEVDMAWHEHIYEMSANPFLISFASLFHSVYHTYFTSITYNDVVKLDLHQAIVDAIADSDGDRAFKACQALLIAPNEQPDK is encoded by the coding sequence ATGCCTTTAAGCGCACAACAGTTAGCTGCACAGAAAAATCTTTCCTACGTTCTGGCTGAGAAGCTGGCGCAGCGAATCTTAAAGGGTGAATACGCGCCCGGCACCATTCTTCCCGGAGAAATCGAACTGGGCGAGCAATTTGGCGTGAGTCGCACGGCGGTACGTGAGGCAGTGAAGACGCTAACAGCAAAAGGCATGGTGTTGCCCCGTCCTCGTATTGGTACGCGGGTTATGCCGCAGGCAAACTGGAACTTCCTCGATCAGGAACTGCTCACCTGGTGGATGACAGAAGAAAACTTCCATCAGGTTATTAATCATTTTCTGGTGATGCGTATCAGTCTCGAACCGCAGGCATGTTCACTGGCAGCGACGATCGGATCAGCGGAACAGAAAGCGCATCTGAATACCTTAATGGAAGAGATGGTGGCGTTGAAGAAGAACTTCAGACGCGAACGCTGGATTGAAGTCGATATGGCGTGGCATGAGCATATTTATGAAATGAGCGCGAATCCGTTCTTAATCTCTTTTGCCTCGCTGTTCCATTCGGTCTATCACACCTACTTCACCTCTATTACCTATAACGATGTGGTGAAGCTGGATTTACACCAGGCTATTGTAGATGCCATAGCCGACAGTGATGGCGATCGCGCCTTTAAAGCGTGCCAGGCATTGTTGATAGCGCCGAACGAACAACCGGACAAGTAA
- the maoP gene encoding macrodomain Ori organization protein MaoP — translation MAESFTTTNRYFDNKYYPRGFSRHGDFTIKEAQLLERHGYAFNELDLGKREPVTEEERLFVAVCRGEREPVTEAERVWSKYMTRIKRPKRFHTLSGGKPQMEGAEDYTESDD, via the coding sequence ATGGCGGAAAGCTTTACGACGACTAATCGATATTTCGACAACAAATATTATCCACGCGGATTCTCTCGTCATGGTGATTTCACCATCAAAGAGGCACAACTGCTTGAACGTCATGGTTATGCCTTCAATGAGCTGGATCTGGGGAAACGTGAGCCAGTAACCGAAGAAGAGAGACTGTTTGTCGCGGTATGCCGTGGCGAACGTGAGCCGGTGACAGAAGCAGAACGCGTCTGGTCTAAATATATGACGCGTATTAAGCGTCCAAAACGTTTCCACACTCTGTCTGGCGGTAAACCGCAGATGGAAGGTGCGGAAGACTACACCGAATCTGACGATTAA
- the rbsR gene encoding ribose operon transcriptional repressor RbsR, with protein sequence MATMKDVARLAGVSTSTVSHVINKDRFVSEAITGKVEAAIKELNYAPSALARSLKLNQTRTIGMLITASTNPFYSELVRGVERSCFERGYSLVLCNTEGDEQRMNRNLETLMQKRVDGLLLLCTETHQPSREIMQRYPSIPTVMMDWSPFDDEGDCDLIQDNSLLGGDLATQYLIDKGFTRIACITGPLDKTPARLRLEGYREAMKRAGLEIPEGYEITGDFEFGGGFETMQMLLSHKQRPQAVFAGNDAMAVGAYQALYQVGLRIPQDMAVIGYDDIELARYMTPPLTTIHQPKDELGELAIDVLIHRMAQPTLQQQRLQLTPVLMARGAV encoded by the coding sequence TTGGCTACAATGAAGGATGTTGCCCGTCTGGCGGGCGTTTCCACTTCAACTGTTTCGCACGTTATTAATAAAGATCGCTTTGTCAGTGAAGCTATCACCGGGAAAGTGGAAGCGGCGATTAAAGAGTTAAACTACGCGCCTTCAGCGTTGGCGCGTAGCCTGAAATTAAATCAGACCCGCACAATCGGCATGCTGATCACTGCCAGTACCAATCCTTTTTATTCAGAACTGGTGCGCGGCGTTGAACGTAGCTGCTTTGAGCGGGGCTACAGCCTGGTATTGTGTAATACCGAAGGCGATGAGCAGCGAATGAACCGCAATCTGGAAACGTTGATGCAAAAGCGGGTCGATGGCCTATTGCTGCTCTGTACGGAGACGCATCAACCCTCCCGGGAGATCATGCAGCGTTATCCCTCTATTCCTACCGTGATGATGGACTGGTCGCCCTTTGATGACGAAGGGGATTGCGATCTGATCCAGGACAACTCCCTTCTGGGCGGCGATTTAGCGACGCAATACCTGATTGATAAAGGTTTTACCCGAATAGCCTGCATTACCGGCCCGCTGGACAAAACGCCCGCGCGTTTGCGGCTGGAAGGGTATCGGGAGGCCATGAAACGCGCGGGGCTGGAAATTCCTGAAGGGTATGAGATCACAGGAGATTTCGAGTTTGGCGGCGGATTTGAAACCATGCAAATGCTGCTGTCCCATAAACAACGCCCACAGGCGGTATTTGCCGGCAATGATGCAATGGCCGTCGGTGCGTATCAGGCGCTTTATCAGGTAGGGTTGCGCATCCCGCAGGATATGGCGGTGATTGGCTATGATGATATTGAACTGGCGCGCTACATGACGCCGCCGCTGACGACGATTCATCAACCGAAAGATGAACTGGGTGAGTTGGCCATCGACGTGTTGATTCACCGTATGGCACAACCCACGCTACAACAGCAGCGTTTGCAACTTACTCCTGTTCTGATGGCGCGGGGGGCGGTTTAG
- the rbsC gene encoding ribose ABC transporter permease: protein MTIQAVSGRRYFTKAWLMEQKSLIALLVLIAIVSTMSPNFFTVNNLFNILQQTSVNAIMAVGMTLVILTSGIDLSVGSLLALTGAVAASIVGIEVNALVAVAAALALGAAIGAVTGVIVAKGRVQAFIATLVMMLLLRGVTMVYTNGSPVNTGFTDNADLFGWFGIGRPLGVPTPVWIMGIVFLAAWYMLHHTRLGRYIYALGGNEAATRLSGISVSKVKIIVYSLCGLLASLAGIIEVARLSSAQPTAGTGYELDAIAAVVLGGTSLAGGKGRIVGTLIGALILGFLNNGLNLLGVSSYYQMIVKAVVILLAVLVDNKKQ, encoded by the coding sequence ATGACTATCCAGGCTGTTTCTGGTCGCCGTTATTTCACTAAAGCGTGGCTGATGGAGCAGAAATCGCTCATCGCTCTGCTGGTGCTGATCGCGATTGTTTCTACCATGAGTCCCAACTTTTTTACCGTTAATAACCTGTTTAACATTCTCCAGCAAACGTCCGTCAACGCCATCATGGCCGTTGGGATGACGCTGGTTATCCTGACGTCAGGCATCGATCTGTCCGTTGGTTCCCTGCTGGCGCTTACCGGCGCGGTTGCCGCTTCAATTGTAGGGATTGAAGTGAATGCGCTGGTGGCCGTTGCGGCGGCGCTGGCGTTAGGCGCCGCCATTGGCGCGGTGACCGGCGTGATCGTGGCAAAAGGTCGCGTGCAGGCGTTTATCGCCACGCTGGTGATGATGCTTCTGCTGCGCGGCGTCACGATGGTGTACACCAACGGAAGCCCGGTGAATACCGGCTTTACGGATAACGCCGATCTCTTCGGCTGGTTCGGGATTGGCCGCCCGCTGGGCGTTCCGACGCCGGTCTGGATTATGGGCATCGTCTTCCTGGCGGCGTGGTACATGCTGCATCATACTCGCCTGGGTCGCTATATCTATGCGCTGGGCGGCAACGAAGCGGCAACGCGTCTGTCGGGTATCAGCGTCAGTAAAGTCAAAATCATCGTCTATTCGCTTTGTGGTCTGCTGGCCTCGCTGGCGGGCATCATCGAAGTGGCTCGTCTTTCCTCCGCGCAGCCAACGGCGGGTACGGGTTATGAGCTGGATGCCATCGCAGCGGTTGTGTTAGGCGGCACCAGCCTGGCGGGCGGTAAAGGGCGCATTGTTGGGACATTGATCGGCGCATTGATTCTCGGTTTCCTTAATAATGGTTTGAATTTGTTAGGTGTTTCCTCCTATTACCAGATGATCGTCAAAGCGGTGGTGATTTTGCTGGCGGTACTGGTAGACAACAAAAAGCAGTAA
- the ilvG gene encoding acetolactate synthase 2 catalytic subunit, with the protein MNGAQWVVHALRAQGVETVFGYPGGAIMPVYDALYDGGVEHLLCRHEQGAAMAAIGYARSTGKTGVCIATSGPGATNLITGLADALLDSVPVVAITGQVSAPFIGTDAFQEVDVLGLSLACTKHSFLVQSLEELPRIMAEAFRVANSGRPGPVLVDIPKDIQLANGSLEPYFTTVENETAFPHADVEQARRMMAQAQKPMLYVGGGVGMAQAVPALREFIAATQMPVTCTLKGLGAVDADYPYYLGMLGMHGTKAANFAVQECDLLIAVGARFDDRVTGKLNTFAPSASVIHMDIDPAEMNKLRQAHVALQGDLNALLPALQQPLNIDAWRQHNAELRTEHAWRYDHPGEAIYAPLLLKQLSERKPADSVVTTDVGQHQMWSAQHMTYTRPENFITSSGLGTMGFGLPAAVGAQVARPNDTVICISGDGSFMMNVQELGTVKRKQLPLKIVLLDNQRLGMVRQWQQLFFQERYSETTLTDNPDFLMLASAFGIPGQHITRKDQVEAALDTMLNSDGPYLLHVSIDELENVWPLVPPGASNSEMLEKLS; encoded by the coding sequence ATGAATGGGGCACAGTGGGTGGTACATGCTTTGCGAGCACAGGGCGTTGAAACCGTTTTTGGTTATCCCGGTGGCGCAATTATGCCGGTTTACGATGCGTTGTATGACGGCGGCGTGGAACATCTGTTGTGTCGTCACGAGCAGGGTGCGGCGATGGCGGCAATCGGCTATGCGCGTTCAACGGGCAAAACGGGCGTCTGTATCGCCACGTCCGGCCCTGGCGCTACCAATTTGATCACCGGTCTGGCTGACGCACTGTTAGATTCCGTGCCGGTTGTGGCCATCACGGGTCAGGTTTCCGCTCCGTTCATCGGAACGGACGCTTTTCAGGAGGTTGATGTGCTGGGGCTGTCGTTGGCATGTACGAAGCACAGCTTCCTCGTGCAGTCGCTGGAAGAGCTGCCGCGCATCATGGCTGAGGCTTTCCGGGTTGCGAACTCGGGTCGTCCTGGCCCTGTTCTGGTTGATATCCCCAAAGATATCCAGTTAGCCAATGGTTCACTGGAGCCGTATTTCACCACCGTTGAAAACGAAACGGCTTTCCCGCACGCGGACGTTGAGCAGGCGCGTCGGATGATGGCGCAGGCGCAAAAACCGATGCTGTACGTGGGCGGCGGCGTAGGCATGGCGCAGGCCGTACCCGCGCTGCGCGAATTTATCGCTGCGACGCAAATGCCGGTGACCTGCACGTTAAAAGGCCTGGGCGCGGTGGATGCCGACTATCCGTATTATCTCGGTATGTTGGGGATGCATGGCACTAAAGCGGCAAACTTCGCTGTTCAGGAGTGCGATCTGCTGATTGCCGTAGGGGCACGTTTTGATGACCGGGTGACGGGCAAGCTGAATACCTTTGCGCCGAGCGCCAGCGTGATACACATGGATATCGATCCGGCGGAAATGAACAAACTGCGTCAGGCGCATGTCGCGTTGCAGGGCGATCTGAACGCATTATTGCCCGCGTTACAGCAACCGTTAAATATTGACGCCTGGCGTCAGCACAATGCTGAACTGCGTACTGAGCACGCCTGGCGTTACGATCATCCCGGTGAAGCCATCTATGCGCCGCTGCTGTTAAAACAGTTGTCGGAACGTAAACCCGCAGACAGCGTGGTGACAACGGATGTGGGCCAGCATCAGATGTGGTCTGCGCAGCATATGACGTACACTCGCCCGGAGAATTTCATCACCTCCAGCGGCTTAGGTACGATGGGTTTTGGCCTGCCTGCGGCGGTTGGCGCGCAGGTTGCGAGGCCGAATGATACCGTTATCTGTATCTCCGGTGACGGCTCTTTCATGATGAATGTACAAGAGTTGGGCACCGTAAAACGCAAGCAGTTGCCGTTGAAGATTGTCTTACTCGATAACCAGCGGTTAGGCATGGTTCGACAATGGCAACAACTGTTTTTCCAGGAACGATATAGCGAAACCACCCTTACCGATAACCCCGATTTCCTCATGTTAGCCAGCGCCTTCGGCATTCCTGGCCAACACATCACCCGTAAAGACCAGGTTGAAGCGGCGCTCGACACCATGCTGAACAGTGATGGGCCATACCTGCTTCATGTCTCAATCGACGAACTTGAGAATGTCTGGCCCCTGGTGCCGCCTGGCGCCAGTAACTCAGAAATGCTGGAGAAATTATCATGA
- the rbsK gene encoding ribokinase, translating into MKTAGNLVVLGSINADHILNLESFPAPGETVTGTQYQVAFGGKGANQAVAAGRSGANIAFIACTGDDDIGESVRKQLASDNIDIVPVSVINGESTGVALIFVNGEGENVIGIHAGANAALSPALVEAQRERIAGASALLMQLESPIESVLAAAKIAHQNNTTVALNPAPARELSDELLALVDIITPNETEAEKLTGIRVESDEDAAKAAQVLHDKGIHTVLITLGSRGVWASVKGEGRRVPGFKVNAVDTIAAGDTFNGALVTALLEETPLPEAIRFAHAAAAIAVTRKGAQPSVPWREEIEAFLGQQR; encoded by the coding sequence ATGAAAACCGCAGGCAACCTTGTCGTCCTTGGCAGTATTAATGCCGATCACATCCTCAACCTCGAATCTTTTCCTGCGCCAGGCGAAACCGTAACGGGCACCCAATATCAGGTGGCATTCGGCGGTAAAGGCGCGAATCAGGCGGTGGCCGCAGGGCGCAGCGGCGCAAATATCGCGTTTATTGCCTGTACTGGCGATGACGATATTGGCGAGAGCGTGCGTAAACAGTTAGCCAGCGATAACATTGATATTGTTCCGGTCAGCGTGATTAACGGGGAATCTACCGGAGTCGCGCTGATTTTTGTTAATGGCGAAGGGGAAAATGTCATCGGCATTCATGCTGGCGCCAATGCCGCATTGTCGCCAGCGCTGGTGGAAGCGCAACGCGAGCGTATCGCCGGGGCTTCTGCGCTATTGATGCAACTCGAGTCGCCGATTGAAAGCGTGCTGGCGGCGGCAAAAATTGCGCATCAGAACAACACTACCGTTGCGCTTAACCCGGCTCCGGCGCGTGAACTGTCTGATGAGCTGCTGGCGCTGGTGGACATCATTACGCCAAATGAAACCGAAGCGGAAAAGCTCACGGGAATTCGCGTCGAAAGTGATGAAGATGCCGCTAAAGCAGCGCAGGTGCTGCATGATAAAGGCATTCATACCGTACTGATTACGTTAGGCAGCCGCGGCGTGTGGGCCAGCGTGAAGGGCGAAGGCCGTCGTGTGCCGGGGTTTAAAGTGAACGCCGTTGATACGATAGCCGCCGGGGATACTTTTAATGGTGCGTTAGTTACCGCCTTACTGGAAGAGACGCCGCTGCCGGAGGCCATTCGCTTTGCCCATGCCGCTGCTGCGATTGCGGTGACACGCAAAGGTGCGCAACCTTCTGTTCCGTGGCGTGAAGAGATAGAGGCGTTTTTAGGTCAGCAGAGGTAA